The nucleotide sequence ATATTAAAAAATCAATTTATAAGTTTTCTAAAGCTTATATTGATTATGAATTAGAATTTTCTAAAAAATATAGAATCAATTATTTAGAAAAATTCTATAAGAGTATTAAAGATAAAAACACAATTGATACTCCTCTTTTAAAGATTGGTGCAGGTTCTGGATTTTTAGCTACAACAATTGCTCTTAAAATCAAAGAATATGATGAATACAAATTTGAAGACTACTTTGAAAGAGTAAGGGTTGCGACTAGTGGAAATAGTTATAATTTTGAATATCCAAAATCTAGAAAAGTAATATCGAAAGGAGGAAAACCATTAGGTTGGGTTCAATTAACTTTTGAGGAATAATATGGATGATAGAGCATTAATTTTAAGTTGTGGAGGTTCTCCTGAACCTCTTATTTATTGTATCAAAGAATATGAACCAGATTTTATATACTTTTTATGTTCTTATAACTCAAAGGGGATAGCTGAAGATATTGTAAATGAATTAAGTATTCCTGAAGATAAATATTCCTTAAAAATGGTTAAAAACCATGAAAGTTTAGATGAATCCTTTGCAAAATCTCGAGAAATTATTAAAGAATTACAAAAGAACTATTCTCAAGTTCATATTGATTTTACTGGAGGTACAAAACCATTGGTTTCAGGATTAGTTCTTGCAGCTATTGGAGAAAAATGTACATATACCTATGTTGGTTCAATTGATGAAAAAGCAAGGGATAAAAAAGGTTTAGGTATTGTTAAATCAGGATTTGAAAAGATAAAAGAACAAAAAGACCCTTATGATGTTTATGCAGTAATGGAATTTGAAAAGGGCATGGAATTTTTTGATAAATATCAATTTTCAGCAGCTAAAACAAATTTCATTGAAGCAAGTAAAAAATTAGAATCTAATAATTTAAGGGAAATAGCAAAGCTTTATATTAGAATTGTTCATATTTATGATAAATGGGATAAATTCGATAATTTAACTGATGAGCATAAGACATTGAATAATGAATTATCTTTGATTTTGAATGATATTTGTAATTCTTTAAATCTTAAGAATAATTTAAACCATAGTTTTATTTCTCAGATTAAAAATAATATAGAATTTTTAAAATTAAAAATTTCAAAAAGAGGTAAGATTAAACCTTCTGATGCCCCTTACTATTTGCCTGATTTATTAAATAATTCTCTAAGAAGAATTGAGGAAGGTAAATATGATGATGCAGTTGCTAGATTATACAGATCAATTGAACTTATAGCTCAAGTTA is from Methanobrevibacter oralis and encodes:
- a CDS encoding TIGR02710 family CRISPR-associated CARF protein → MDDRALILSCGGSPEPLIYCIKEYEPDFIYFLCSYNSKGIAEDIVNELSIPEDKYSLKMVKNHESLDESFAKSREIIKELQKNYSQVHIDFTGGTKPLVSGLVLAAIGEKCTYTYVGSIDEKARDKKGLGIVKSGFEKIKEQKDPYDVYAVMEFEKGMEFFDKYQFSAAKTNFIEASKKLESNNLREIAKLYIRIVHIYDKWDKFDNLTDEHKTLNNELSLILNDICNSLNLKNNLNHSFISQIKNNIEFLKLKISKRGKIKPSDAPYYLPDLLNNSLRRIEEGKYDDAVARLYRSIELIAQVKLTDKKIINVHVLESNKQFKIDRRELNSVPNVNFGKLFNIHEYKNSQSSKDKTFKVGLKSSYRILDCLGSSFAKEYLEDEDIGKNLDSRNASILAHGLKTINKKTADNLYNQVFKYAKKAFPELEKYMEMSKFPKFSTD